Genomic segment of Parageobacillus genomosp. 1:
CCTTTAGGATGCATTATGTTGAATCCTTTCGGCCGCTATATTCGTAACTATTTCGTAGAAACACATTTCCATGGGGAGAGATGAACCAATGTGGAAAAAGCTTTTGTCAAAACTTGGAGTAGGAGCTGCGAAAGTAGACCTTGTGCTGCATCGTCCTCAAGTACGTCTAGGAGAGAAATTGGAAGGAGAATTTTTGGTTGAAGGGGGGACGGTGGAACAACAAATTCGCAAGCTGGAAGTGGAATTGCAGCTCACCGTTCAGACCGATGGAAAAGCATATCGCCGAACGGTGGCCGTCATTCCCGTTGCCCCTGCGTTTACTATTCAGCCTGGGGAAAGAAAGGTATTGCCGTTTTCCTATGTTCTTCCGCTGCATTTGCCAATTACGCGTCATAGTGTGCGCTATACGTTTGTGACGCGTTTGGACATTGCCGATGGGGTCGATGCTTTTGACCAGGATGCGATTCATATTCTTCCGCCGTTAGCGCTCGAGAAATTGTTTCAAGCGTTTGCGAATCTTGGCTTCCGTGAGAAACCTTCTTCGGGAAAAATCAGTGCGTACGGCCAGGAATTTGCCTTCTTCCCGACAAACACGTTTAAAGGAACGGTACAGGAAATAGAATTTTTTGCCCTGCTCGAAGAGAAAGGGGTTCGGTTGTATCTCGAAGTAGACATATGGAACGGATTGCGTGAAAGCGAGATGAAACAAGAGCTGTTTTTCCGTTATGAAGAGCTGGATGATTTGGAAGGAACAGCCCAAACGTTGCAACGTGCAATCGAAAAAGCAGTTCAAGCCGCTCAGAACTCTTCCTTCCATATGGGCACTGTCTATGCGCCGCCGTATACCTCTCCACATGCATACGGTCCTCATCACAATCATCACCATGGTGGGCATAGCATGACGGGAGCGATTGGCGGATTTGCGGCAGGAATGCTTGCGGGTATGGTGGCTGAGGAATTGTTGGAAGAGGTCGTTGAAGAAGCGCTAGATCCCGATTTAGGCGATGTGATGGATATAGGTGATTGGTTCGACGGTGGAGACGATATTATATAAGCGCCAAAAACAAAATTCTGCATAATGACGTTCGCAACGCCCATCAAGCTATTTCGTTGACATACGAGCGTTACGAAAGAGGAAAAAGATCCGATGGCCTTCATGAAAAAGGGCATCGGATCTTTTATATAATATAAAATGCTATACATCATTAATATCAAAAGACAATTCAATTTTATGATCAGGAAGCGAGGCGAGAGGATGAAGCTCGAAGGAAGAATCGTGTTCATCGGCGACAGTATTACCGAATCAGGAAGATGGAAAGACCCGGAACAAATTGGCTACGGGTATGTCCGGCTGATCCGCGACTACCTTATTACCGCTTATCCGAATCGCTTCTTCGATGTCATCAATCGCGGCGTCAGCGGCAACCGCATGCCCGACCTGCTTGCGAGATGGGAGCGGGACGTTATCGATCTGCAGCCAGATGTCGTTTCCATTTCGATCGGCATCAATGATGTATGGCGCCAGCTCGACCATCCAGAGAAAGAGCAAGTATATCCGGACCAATTTGAACAAGTATATACGCAGCTGGCTGTGCAAACGAAGGAAAAAACGAAAGCGCAACTGATATTTATGGAGCCGACCATTATCGGCGAGTACATTCATTCACAAGGAAACATAAAGCTGAAACCGTATGTGGAAATTGTGCAAAAAATGGCGCAGCGGTTTCAAGGCATTTTAGTGCCTACCCATCAGGCGTTTCTCGCCTATTTGCAAGCACGTTCGCCATATCGGCTGACAACAGACGGTGTTCATATGAATTCCATCGGCAATATGCTGATGACGCGTACTTGGATAGGTGCTGTGAAAAAAGTGAATTGATCTCTTTCACCACTCCTTTGGCTGAAGAGGAGATCTTGTTGCTCGGTTTTAAAACAGTCCGACGGCTCGCAAAGAAGAGTGCGTCGGATTTTTCATGAAGGGAAACTTTTCGAAGAGTTTAGAGTAAGAGGAAATTTATAGGCAGATAGATACCTCTTTTGGCGGTGGTAGAAATTGAAGATTTATAGTAAAATAAAGCGTGCTGACTTTTTGGTGTGTATCGATTGGTAAAAGCAAAAAAGTGATGTAAAAAGAAGAGAATCGTGATATTTTGGCATAGCGGAGAAATATGTTATATAAGTGAGGACAGCCATAATTTCGAAAAGAAAGGAATGCTAGAGGATGGACATTGTAGAGATTATAAAGGCCATTATTTTAGGAATGGTCGAAGGATTAACAGAGTTTGCCCCGGTTTCCTCAACGGGTCATATGATTATTGTCGATGATATGTGGCTGCAATCGCAGGAATTTTTAGGGAAGTATGCGGCAAACACGTTTAAAGTCGTCATCCAGCTCGGCTCGATTTTGGCGGTCGTTGTCGTGTTTAAAGACCGATTTATCGACTTGCTTGGGCTGCGCGGACGCCATCGCGATGGACAGCCGCGCTTGAAGCTGATGCAAGTGATTGTCGGACTCATTCCAGCAGGGGTATTAGGGGTGTTGTTTGAGGATTATATTGACGAGCACTTATTTTCGACCGCAACCGTGTTGATCGGATTAGTGCTCGGGGCGCTATTGATGATCGCCGCCGATGTATTTGCCAAAAAGGCGCCAAAAGCGCAAACGGTCGACCAAATTACATATAAGCAGGCGCTTATCGTCGGTCTTGTTCAATGTTTGTCCTTATGGCCAGGATTTTCCCGATCCGGCTCAACGATTTCCGGCGGGGTGCTGGCGGGAATGAGCCACCGCGCCGCGGCCGACTTCACGTTCATTATGGCTGTACCGATTATGGCCGGCGCAAGTGGCTTGTCGCTGTTAAAAAACTGGCAGTACGTGACCGCGGCCGATATCCCGTTTTTCATCGCTGGGTTTATTAGCGCATTTTTGTTTGCCTTGCTCGCGATTCGCTTTTTCTTAAAGCTGATTAACCAAATTCGCCTCGTGCCGTTTGCGGTGTACCGCATTGTCTTGGCGCTTGTCATTTACGTCTTGTATTTCTAGAATGATTTAGCAAGGAGAATACGCTTTATGCCCGATGGACAACCGTTCCATCGGGCTGTTTTATTCCAATAGCCCAAGTTTCATTGCTTTGACGACCGCTCCCACCCGTGAGTCGACATCCAATTTTCGCAAAATCATAGAAAAAAGTTCTTTTCATTAATATTCATTTTTTTAGGATGGCAACTCTGATGAACGTAAGTCAGTACTTCCGCATCGTTGAAATGGAGAAAAACCCCTATTAATATGTAAAATCGTAGGGATGTTATCGTTTTTCCATATCATGCATACTCCGCTAACATCGTTCGCAAAGAGGAAAAATAAAAAATATCCGGGCAGCAGCATCAAACATAAGCCTTCATTTTACAACACTAATCATGTATAATATACATAGAAGGTTCGTATAAATAAAATAAGACCAAGGGTGCTGCAACACCCTCGGTCCTGCAATAGAACGGTTCCCTACAAGGGGGGATCGGCAGCAGAGCGGAAATAATCCACCCGTAGCTCCGACAACTCAAGGGTGGATTATTTCTTTTGACTGTAAGACAGTATTGAAACGATAAGACTTGCAAAAGCTATCGCAAACATTAACGCTTCAAACACTGTCATCGGCATCACCCCCTTTCTGCATATAAAGGGGTACAATGCCGATCCACCCTTGAGTTCTCCCGTACTATTGCCTTCCTATTATACTATATATTTACAACTGTTGAAAACGGAAGATAGTAAGGTTTATCTTCTGTTTTTTTGTTGGAAAGTAGATACTTTGTAGGACATTTCAGCTTGTCGACTTTGTCGACAAGCTGAAAGCCCGTCGAAAAAACTCGACGGGCTTTTTTATTAGTTCATATTGATCCAGACACTCTTCACTTCGGTATAGTTTTCTAAAGCATAGCTACCCATTTCGCGGCCGATACCTGATTGTTTATAACCGCCAAACGGAGAAGCAGCGTCAAAGACGTTGTAGCAGTTTACCCACACTGTTCCAGCTTGCAGTTTATGAGCAATTAGGTGAGCTTTTTTCAAGTCTTGAGTCCAAACGCCAGCTGCAAGGCCATAAATGCTGTCGTTCGCTTTTTTAACCAGATCATCAATATCATCAAATGGCATTGCTGCAACAACTGGTCCGAAAATTTCTTCTTTTGCGATGGTCATATTGTGATCCACATCTGCAAAGATGGTTGGAGAAACGAAGTATCCTTTCTCAAATGGAATCGTTCCACCGGTTACGACTTCTGCCCCTTCTTCAATTCCCTTGTCAATATAACCTTTTACACGAGCTTGTTGTTGTGCTGAAATAAGTGGACCCATTGTAGTATCCGGTTCTAAACCATTACCTAGTTTAATTGATTTTGCAGCAGATGCTAAATCAGCTACTACATTGTCATACATTTTCTTTTGGACATATAAACGGCTTCCAGCAGCACAAACTTGTCCTTGGTTGAACATAATTCCTCTTAAAGCCCCTGGAATGGCTTTTGAAAGGTCAGCATCTGGAAGAATAATATTAGGAGATTTGCCGCCTAATTCAAGAGTCACACGTTTTAGTGTATTAGCAGCAGATCTCATAATAGATTTACCTACATTAGTAGAACCTGTGAATGCAATTTTATCCACTAACGGATGATCTACTAGTGCTTGTCCAGCAGTTGGACCATAGCCTGGCACGATATTGATTACACCTTTAGGGAATCCAGCTTCACTAATTAATTGAGCTAAATATAAAGCGGATAATGGAGTATTTTCAGCCGGTTTTAACACGATTGTACATCCCGTTGCTAAAGCAGCGCCCAATTTCCAAGCCGCCATCAGTATTGGGAAGTTCCAAGGAATAATTTGCCCTACTACTCCAACAGGTTCGTGTAAAGTATAGTTAAAGTAATTGCCTTGAACAGGAATAGTTTGCCCGACAATCTTTGTAGCCCAACCAGCGTAATAGCGGATGTGCTCAATAGCTAAAGGAACATCAGCATTAGATGTTTCCGCAAATGGTTTACCATTATCTAAAGTTTCTAACTGTGCTAACTCTAATTTATGCTCTTCCATCAAGTCAGCTAATTTATACATCAATCGACTGCGCTCCGCACTACCCATCTTTCTCCAAGGACCGTTGTCAAATGCTTCGCGAGCTGCTTTAACAGCTAAATCGATATCTTCTGCAACTGCTTCGGAAACAGTCGCCAATACCTCACCTGTAGCAGGATTAAATGTTTGGAACGTTTTCCCGGAAACGGAATCTACAAATTCCCCGTTTATGTATAATTTTTTAACCCCTTTTAAAAATTCTACTAATCTTGGACTTAATTGAGTTGCCACTGTTGTCACTATCAATTCCCCCTTTGAGTAATTAAAATATGATGAAGCGCTTTCGATAAAGCGCTTTCGTCAAAAAGGAAAAAAATTGATTTATGGAAATTTTATCATATTTACACTAAAAAAACAATAGATATATTTTATTCGCAACTAATCTTTCTTAATGTTTCGTATTTTAGAAGGGATTTTGTTCAATAGGTACCATACTGAACAAAAATAAAAATTATTTTTATATATCTGATTTACTTTGCTAAAAAACGGTCTTTCGTTTGGCATACAGGGGAAATCGGGCTGGAAAAATTAAAAACGATTATGGAGAAGGTACATATATAGAGGATTGCGGCATCACAAAATAAGACACGGCATCTTGTGGATACCGTGTCCATTAGTTGAGAGGCAGAGCTATTTTTGTGCTACATTTCTTCAGGAGCGCGAATTCCTAACAGCCGCAATCCTTCTTTTAATACAACTGTTGTCGCGTACACTAAGGCAAGCCGTGAGTGGAGCAGTTCATCTTCGGTAAGGATTTTTGTATGGGCGTAGTAGCTGTTGAATGTTTGGGACAAGTCAATAAGATACTTAGCAATAAGCGAAGGATCGAGATGTTCATATGCTTTCTCAATGACGGTAGGGAAAGCAGCAAGGAGTTTGACGATTTCCCAGCTCCCTTCGTCTGTTAGCCCTTGGATATGATCCGTTACAGGTGTTGGAGCGTTCCGTAAAATCGAGCAGGCTCTTGCGTGTGTATATTGCACGTACGGCCCTGTTTCTCCTTCAAATTTCAACATGTCTTCCAACGAAAATTCAATGTTGTTTGTTCGTTGATGTTTTAAATCGTAAAAAATGACAGCGCCAACACCAACTTGACGCGCTACTTCATCTGTGTTTTTGACGTTCGGATTTTTTTCGGCAATGTTTTGCTTCGCAAGGGCAATCGCGTCTTTAAGAACATCTTCGAGCAAAATCACGCGTCCTTTTCTTGTGGACATTTTTTTGCCGTCTTTTAGCATAAGACCGAATGGAACATGAGTCATGGCGTTTGCCCACGCAAACCCAAGTTTTTTCAGCACGGAAAATACTTGCTCAAAGTGAAGGCGCTGTTCGTGCCCAACGACATAAAGAGCCCGCGAAAACGCATACGTTTCGTAGCGATAAAGAGCCGCCGCTAAATCGCGGGTAGCATACAAAGTAGCACCATCTGATTTTTTTATGAGACAAGGTGGCAATTCATATTCATTGAGGCGAACCACTAGTGCTCCTTCGGATTCGCTTAATAGTCCTTGCTCCTCGAGCAGCTGAATAACACGATCCATTTTATCATTGTAAAATGCTTCCCCGTTATATGAGTCAAAGGAAATTCCCAACAACTCATAGATACGGTTGAAGTCTTTTAAAGACTCGTCGCGGAACCATTTCCAGAGGCGATATGCTTCCTCGTCCCCATCCTCGAGTTTTTTGAACCATGCTCGTCCTTCCTGCTCCAGCTGTTCGTTTGTTTCCGCTTCCTCATGAAACTTCACATACAGATGAAACAGTTCCTGAATCGGGTTTTTGCTAATTTTGCTTTCATCGCCCCAATGTTTATAGGCGGCAATGAGTTTTCCAAATTGAGTGCCCCAATCGCCCAAATGATTAATTCTGACGGTATGGTAGCCACATTTTTCGGCGATATTGGCAATGGCATTTCCAATAACGGTGGAACGGAGATGCCCCATTGAAAAAGGTTTTGCGATATTCGGCGACGAGAAATCGAGAACGATCGTTTCTCCTTGTCCTAACGATAGATCACCGTAATGACTCTGTTGTTTCACAATGGTCCCGATGATTTGTTTGCTGATTGCCGATTTGTTCAAAAAGACGTTCACGTATGCTCCCTTCGCCTCGACTTTATCAAAGAGAGGATGACGAAGGTTTTCGGCAAGCTCTGCCGCGATGGCGACGGGAGATTTCCGAAGCACTTTGGCGAGCGTAAAGCACGGGAATGCAACGTCCCCGTAAGAAGGATGTTTTGGAATTTCCATCAGTTCATTAATTTGTTGTTCGGAAAGGTGTTCACCCAGCAAGGAAACGAGACAGCTAGTAACGTTTTTTTTATAGTCCATGTTTTGCTTCCCTCCTTTGTTTATGAAAGATAAAAACGCTCGCCTCTTGATAGAGACGAGCGTTTAACCCGCGGTACCACTCTACTTGTTTACATGGAAACCAACTCTTATGGATAACGGGGGGTATCCCCGGCACCGTCCTACTAACCGGTAAGGGTTCAGACGAGCTTCTCGGAAGTGCGGTTCGTTATATAGTCCGCATCAGGCTCCCACCGTCCCTGACTCGCTGTCGCTTTCTATATAACTACTCTCTTCGTCATCGAATTAGATATTGATTTTTTTAGTATTATAACCGTTTTTCCGAATTTTTCAAGTTACTTTTTGCTGGCTTCGTTAATCAATGCAATGAGCTTGTTTAACACATCGTTCGCCTCGGACTTGTTCATATGATCAATATATTTTTGTCGGTCTCGGTATAAATGATAAATACCTTTTAATAACGATTCATTGGTCAATTCTTCCTCTAACAGCACTTTGGCGTAACCCGATTTTTCGAAAGAGCGGGCGTTTAAAATTTGGTCGCCGCGGCTTGCCTCTTTGGAAAGAGGAATGAGCAGCATCGGCTTGCGCAAGGCGAGAAACTCGAAAATCGAGTTGGCGCCGGCGCGTGATAGGACGATATCGGCCATCGCCATCAGATGAGGAAGCTCTTCATGGACGTATTCAAATTGCTTATAGCCTTTTTCTTTCGCCAGTTTAGCGTCGACATTTCCTTTTCCGCAAATATGGACGATTTGAAAATCAGCAAGCAGTTTTGGCAAATTCGCGCGCAGCGCGTCGTTAATCCGCTTCGAACCGAGACTTCCGCCCATGGCGAGAAGAACCGGCTTTCCTTTTTGAAATTGGCAAAGCTGTCGTCCTTTGTCGGCGTCTCCCTGCTTTAATTCCTCACGAATGACCGCCCCGACGTAAACGCCTTTTTCTTTCTTAACGTGGCGCATCGTTTCCGGGAATGTGACGCAAATTTTGGTCGCAAACGGCATTGCGATTTTATTGGCCAGTCCTGGGGTAATATCCGATTCGTGAATGATGGAGGGCACCCCGTTTAACCACGCGCCGATAATGACGGGAACGGACACAAATCCGCCTTTGGAAAAGATGACGTCCGGCTTTTCTTCTTTGATGATGCGGTACGCTTGCCAAGTGCCTTTCAAGACTTTAAACGGATCTTTAAAGTTGTTCCAATCGAAATAGCGGCGTAACTTTCCGGTAGAAATCGGAAAGTAAGGCACGCCGTCCATCTTTGCGATAATTTCCCGTTCGATGCCTTGGTGGGAACCGATATAGGCAATGTTCCAGCCTTGTGCTTTTAATTTCGGAATTAGCGCGACATTGACCATGACATGCCCAGCTGTGCCGCCGCCGGTAAGGATAATTTTTTTGCTCAACGTTGATCACCTGTCTTTTTCAGCATGATACAATAACTTATTAGCTTTTCCCATATGTCGTATTGTATTATAGCAGATACTTTTCATTTTATGTGTGAAAAGGTGAAAAACCGATCCGCGTTGTTTCCGTGTACACGAAAGAATATGTTCTTCTTAGTTTTAGCAAATTTTCATCATTTTCTTTTCCAATTTTTATAAATGTGTTATATGATGATCAGTCTGTAAAATAAATATATGCCTTTTTTAATATGTTAATAGATTCAAATCTGTTTATTTTTCTATTTTCAAAGCAAAAAAGTATTGGTAAAGTACAAATAAAGAGGTGAAAACGATGCAATGGCTTGTTTTACTTAGCCTTGTGGCGGGAATCGTATTATACGGCATCGTTCCGACGATCGTGATTCGGAAGACAAGGTTTCGCATCTACCGGGAAGGACCGTCCGAAAACATGATTGCGTTAACGTTTGATGACGGTCCGGATCCGTATTATACACCAAGATTATTAGATTTATTAAAAAAACATCAAGTGAAGGCGACGTTTTTTGTGGTTGGGAGCAAAGCAAAACAATATCCTGATATTGTCAGAAGGATGCATGAGGAGGGGCATGAAATCGGCATTCACCATTACCGGCATATCAGCAATTGGCTGATACTTCCGCCTTTTTTGGAAAAAGGATTGCGGAAATCAGCAGATATTATTGAACAGATTATTGGAAAGCGGCCCATCTATTATCGTCCGCCTTGGGGACATTTTAATTTGTTTACCCCGCTTGTGCAAAAGAAATATATTACGGTGCTGTGGACTTACATCCTTGGCGACTGGAATGCAAAGCTTGGTACGATGGAATTGTTCCGCCGCCTTCGAAATAGTATGAAGGGTGGAGCGATTATTGTTCTCCATGACAGCGGCGATACGCTTGGCGCTGACAAACAGGCGCCAGAACAAATGCTTGCGGCGCTGGAGCTGTTGCTAAAGGAAGAAACGGCGAAAAAGCTGCGCTGGGTGACGATTACAGATTTCATGAATGTGCAAACTAATAAACAAATCTCATCAATATAATAATGGGGGATCTATGGATACGAGTATTCTCTTTTCGTATTTGCAATCATACGGATATGTCATTATTTTCGTGTTTTTGTTTTTCGGTATTGTCGGCATTCCGGCGCCGGAAGAGAGTTTACTGTTTTTTCTTGGCATCGTAATTGCTAGGCAACAGCTTTTATGGGAATATTGTATAATCACCAGCTGGTGCGGCGTAGTGATCGGGATGATCACCGCTTACGGCATCGGGCGCTTTTTTGGGGCGCCATTTATTCAAAAGTACGGAAAGTATTTAGGGATTAAAGAAGAAAAGTGGGAGCGGGCAAAACAGCTGTTTCATCGCTATGGAAAATGGGGGATTTTATTTGGCTATTACATTCCGGGAGTTCGGCAAATTTCTCCGTACATGGCAGGGGTTATTCATTTTCCGTTCCGTTCGTTTGTGTTGCTTGCTTCGCTTGGTGCGACGCTTTGGATTGTACCGGTCATGCTTGCCGGAATGTTGCTCGGGCGGCATATGCAAATTCCGTTGATTTATTTTCCTCTAATTGGGTTGGCATTGTTTGTATTATTTCTATTTGCAACATGGATTGGGCAGCGACTGCGCAAAAAATCTTTGGAAAACTAAGGGAGCTAACAATGATGAAAATTCTTGTATTACCACTGTTCCAGATGAATACAGGACATCATAAAGTAGCCGATACGTTGATCGATTTTTTGCAAAGGCAGTTTCCGTATGTATTTTGCAAAAAAATTGATTTCTTAAGCTACTGCAATGAATTAATGGAGAAAATGGTATCGGAAATGTATTTGCGCTGGATTCGCTCTCATCCCGCTTCGTACCATCGTGTTTATAAGACGTTCATGTATCATGATGTTCATCGGTTGGAATTCGTTTCTTTTGAGCCGTGGCTACCTTATTTTGAAAGCAAGATGAAAAAAATGCTGGAAAGAGAGAAGCCAGAGCTTATTATTTGCACGCATTCCTTTCCATCGCGCATTTTGCAGCGACTCAAACGGAAAAAAATGATTCATGTACCAGTGGTGAATGTTTATACAGACTTTTTTGTCAATAGCGTGTGGGGAAAGCGCAATATTGATTATCATTTTGTCCCGCATGCCGACGCAAAACGGGAGCTGATGACGAAATATCATATTGAGGAAAGGCGAATTGTGGTGACAGGAATTCCCGTCCATGAAGTGTTTATGGCGAAACATTTAGAGGCGAAAAGGAAAAGACGTCCGTTTCATTTACTATTGGCAGGCGGTAACCAAGGATTAGGAAATATCATCGATTTTCTCAAAAAAGCAAAGGATTCTCATTTGTTTCGTTATTCGGTATTATGCGGGACAAATAAAAAGCTTTATGATGAAATCGTAAGCTGGAAGCATCCGCATATCCGTCCTTTCTCCTACATATCCAGCCCACAGGAGATGAACCGTTTATATAACGAGGTCGATGCGGTGATCACAAAGCCGGGCGGCGTTACGGTAAGCGAAGTATTGCATAAGCAATTGCCGATTTTTACAATCGATTATTTACCT
This window contains:
- a CDS encoding MGDG synthase family glycosyltransferase, which translates into the protein MMKILVLPLFQMNTGHHKVADTLIDFLQRQFPYVFCKKIDFLSYCNELMEKMVSEMYLRWIRSHPASYHRVYKTFMYHDVHRLEFVSFEPWLPYFESKMKKMLEREKPELIICTHSFPSRILQRLKRKKMIHVPVVNVYTDFFVNSVWGKRNIDYHFVPHADAKRELMTKYHIEERRIVVTGIPVHEVFMAKHLEAKRKRRPFHLLLAGGNQGLGNIIDFLKKAKDSHLFRYSVLCGTNKKLYDEIVSWKHPHIRPFSYISSPQEMNRLYNEVDAVITKPGGVTVSEVLHKQLPIFTIDYLPGQEQINLQYLEKRGLVYNLSGLRHYEQKIFHVLTDEIEKNRFYRRVHEYFAEIEKTAQNALEEMVAAMCEGSYRALRK
- a CDS encoding undecaprenyldiphospho-muramoylpentapeptide beta-N-acetylglucosaminyltransferase; this encodes MSKKIILTGGGTAGHVMVNVALIPKLKAQGWNIAYIGSHQGIEREIIAKMDGVPYFPISTGKLRRYFDWNNFKDPFKVLKGTWQAYRIIKEEKPDVIFSKGGFVSVPVIIGAWLNGVPSIIHESDITPGLANKIAMPFATKICVTFPETMRHVKKEKGVYVGAVIREELKQGDADKGRQLCQFQKGKPVLLAMGGSLGSKRINDALRANLPKLLADFQIVHICGKGNVDAKLAKEKGYKQFEYVHEELPHLMAMADIVLSRAGANSIFEFLALRKPMLLIPLSKEASRGDQILNARSFEKSGYAKVLLEEELTNESLLKGIYHLYRDRQKYIDHMNKSEANDVLNKLIALINEASKK
- a CDS encoding polysaccharide deacetylase family protein, which produces MQWLVLLSLVAGIVLYGIVPTIVIRKTRFRIYREGPSENMIALTFDDGPDPYYTPRLLDLLKKHQVKATFFVVGSKAKQYPDIVRRMHEEGHEIGIHHYRHISNWLILPPFLEKGLRKSADIIEQIIGKRPIYYRPPWGHFNLFTPLVQKKYITVLWTYILGDWNAKLGTMELFRRLRNSMKGGAIIVLHDSGDTLGADKQAPEQMLAALELLLKEETAKKLRWVTITDFMNVQTNKQISSI
- the argS gene encoding arginine--tRNA ligase; this translates as MDYKKNVTSCLVSLLGEHLSEQQINELMEIPKHPSYGDVAFPCFTLAKVLRKSPVAIAAELAENLRHPLFDKVEAKGAYVNVFLNKSAISKQIIGTIVKQQSHYGDLSLGQGETIVLDFSSPNIAKPFSMGHLRSTVIGNAIANIAEKCGYHTVRINHLGDWGTQFGKLIAAYKHWGDESKISKNPIQELFHLYVKFHEEAETNEQLEQEGRAWFKKLEDGDEEAYRLWKWFRDESLKDFNRIYELLGISFDSYNGEAFYNDKMDRVIQLLEEQGLLSESEGALVVRLNEYELPPCLIKKSDGATLYATRDLAAALYRYETYAFSRALYVVGHEQRLHFEQVFSVLKKLGFAWANAMTHVPFGLMLKDGKKMSTRKGRVILLEDVLKDAIALAKQNIAEKNPNVKNTDEVARQVGVGAVIFYDLKHQRTNNIEFSLEDMLKFEGETGPYVQYTHARACSILRNAPTPVTDHIQGLTDEGSWEIVKLLAAFPTVIEKAYEHLDPSLIAKYLIDLSQTFNSYYAHTKILTEDELLHSRLALVYATTVVLKEGLRLLGIRAPEEM
- a CDS encoding DedA family protein, with protein sequence MDTSILFSYLQSYGYVIIFVFLFFGIVGIPAPEESLLFFLGIVIARQQLLWEYCIITSWCGVVIGMITAYGIGRFFGAPFIQKYGKYLGIKEEKWERAKQLFHRYGKWGILFGYYIPGVRQISPYMAGVIHFPFRSFVLLASLGATLWIVPVMLAGMLLGRHMQIPLIYFPLIGLALFVLFLFATWIGQRLRKKSLEN
- a CDS encoding undecaprenyl-diphosphate phosphatase; amino-acid sequence: MDIVEIIKAIILGMVEGLTEFAPVSSTGHMIIVDDMWLQSQEFLGKYAANTFKVVIQLGSILAVVVVFKDRFIDLLGLRGRHRDGQPRLKLMQVIVGLIPAGVLGVLFEDYIDEHLFSTATVLIGLVLGALLMIAADVFAKKAPKAQTVDQITYKQALIVGLVQCLSLWPGFSRSGSTISGGVLAGMSHRAAADFTFIMAVPIMAGASGLSLLKNWQYVTAADIPFFIAGFISAFLFALLAIRFFLKLINQIRLVPFAVYRIVLALVIYVLYF
- a CDS encoding putative holin-like toxin gives rise to the protein MPMTVFEALMFAIAFASLIVSILSYSQKK
- a CDS encoding SGNH/GDSL hydrolase family protein — protein: MKLEGRIVFIGDSITESGRWKDPEQIGYGYVRLIRDYLITAYPNRFFDVINRGVSGNRMPDLLARWERDVIDLQPDVVSISIGINDVWRQLDHPEKEQVYPDQFEQVYTQLAVQTKEKTKAQLIFMEPTIIGEYIHSQGNIKLKPYVEIVQKMAQRFQGILVPTHQAFLAYLQARSPYRLTTDGVHMNSIGNMLMTRTWIGAVKKVN
- a CDS encoding aldehyde dehydrogenase family protein, which codes for MTTVATQLSPRLVEFLKGVKKLYINGEFVDSVSGKTFQTFNPATGEVLATVSEAVAEDIDLAVKAAREAFDNGPWRKMGSAERSRLMYKLADLMEEHKLELAQLETLDNGKPFAETSNADVPLAIEHIRYYAGWATKIVGQTIPVQGNYFNYTLHEPVGVVGQIIPWNFPILMAAWKLGAALATGCTIVLKPAENTPLSALYLAQLISEAGFPKGVINIVPGYGPTAGQALVDHPLVDKIAFTGSTNVGKSIMRSAANTLKRVTLELGGKSPNIILPDADLSKAIPGALRGIMFNQGQVCAAGSRLYVQKKMYDNVVADLASAAKSIKLGNGLEPDTTMGPLISAQQQARVKGYIDKGIEEGAEVVTGGTIPFEKGYFVSPTIFADVDHNMTIAKEEIFGPVVAAMPFDDIDDLVKKANDSIYGLAAGVWTQDLKKAHLIAHKLQAGTVWVNCYNVFDAASPFGGYKQSGIGREMGSYALENYTEVKSVWINMN
- a CDS encoding sporulation protein codes for the protein MWKKLLSKLGVGAAKVDLVLHRPQVRLGEKLEGEFLVEGGTVEQQIRKLEVELQLTVQTDGKAYRRTVAVIPVAPAFTIQPGERKVLPFSYVLPLHLPITRHSVRYTFVTRLDIADGVDAFDQDAIHILPPLALEKLFQAFANLGFREKPSSGKISAYGQEFAFFPTNTFKGTVQEIEFFALLEEKGVRLYLEVDIWNGLRESEMKQELFFRYEELDDLEGTAQTLQRAIEKAVQAAQNSSFHMGTVYAPPYTSPHAYGPHHNHHHGGHSMTGAIGGFAAGMLAGMVAEELLEEVVEEALDPDLGDVMDIGDWFDGGDDII